One genomic segment of Pseudomonas sp. p1(2021b) includes these proteins:
- a CDS encoding RrF2 family transcriptional regulator, which translates to MSQSTRLITASYILSFVAANAPQKLRTDTISKWVKVHPARVRSLASQLVKANILKSWRGAHGGLTLARPPSEITLRDVYDAVQESSLIAEKIDNPFSGMEDHCKVYEVFTRLFAMLEANMRLDLGAITADQLFVAFDRPVDDAAAR; encoded by the coding sequence ATGAGCCAGTCGACGCGTCTGATCACCGCCTCCTATATCCTCTCGTTCGTGGCCGCCAACGCCCCGCAGAAGCTTCGCACCGACACCATCTCCAAGTGGGTCAAGGTTCACCCTGCACGGGTGCGCAGCCTGGCCTCGCAGCTGGTCAAGGCCAATATCCTCAAATCCTGGCGCGGCGCCCATGGCGGCCTGACCCTGGCGCGCCCACCCAGCGAGATCACCCTGCGCGATGTGTATGACGCCGTGCAGGAGAGTTCATTGATTGCCGAGAAGATCGACAACCCGTTCTCCGGGATGGAAGACCACTGCAAGGTGTATGAAGTGTTCACCCGGTTGTTCGCCATGCTCGAGGCGAACATGCGCCTGGACCTGGGGGCGATCACCGCGGACCAGTTGTTCGTGGCGTTCGACAGGCCGGTAGACGATGCGGCCGCAAGATGA
- a CDS encoding ABC transporter substrate-binding protein has protein sequence MSDNKNKITQAIPEAGLPRRDFLKYGAAATVAGAFSLGLPLPSWAGQATPKAGGILSLGLAGGSSTDSGDPGSWSDTFTFVGFSAVYNTLSEIGVDGTAIPELAERWESSPDARVWTFFLRQGVTFHDGKTLDAQDVVASIQHHLGEKSTSAAKAVLGDVAQVRALGNDTVVFELHAGNADFAYVVADYHLVIMPAKDGVADWRHSIGTGGYRLKRFEPGVRMDLERNPDYWKPGRAHFAGAQLLAISDGTARVNALVTGQVDVINKVDLKIVALLKRSPQLVIEETKGAQHYTFPMLCDSPQFRNNNVRLALKYAIDRKALLASVLHGYGQIGNDHPIQPGSRFINAALEQRSYDPDKARFHLRQAGMDGLKVRLQASEAAYTGAVDASVLFKEQARRAGIDIEVIREPVDGFFTNVWMKQPFTTSFWYSSLTADRMFSIGYAKGAAWNETHWDNARFNQLLAAARGEMNAPLRQEMYDEMQSLCRDDGGAIVPLFASSVAARSRRVTHGGVTAPYGELDGLRLIERWWLA, from the coding sequence ATGAGCGATAACAAGAACAAGATCACTCAAGCGATACCCGAAGCTGGCCTGCCACGTCGGGATTTTCTCAAGTACGGGGCCGCTGCGACCGTCGCCGGCGCCTTCTCTCTGGGCCTGCCGTTGCCGAGCTGGGCCGGGCAGGCCACACCCAAGGCCGGCGGTATCCTGAGCTTGGGGCTGGCCGGCGGCAGCAGCACCGACTCTGGCGACCCTGGCTCGTGGAGCGACACCTTCACCTTTGTTGGCTTCTCGGCGGTGTATAACACCCTCAGCGAGATCGGCGTGGATGGCACGGCGATCCCTGAACTGGCAGAACGCTGGGAGTCCAGCCCCGATGCCAGGGTCTGGACCTTCTTCCTGCGTCAGGGTGTGACCTTTCACGACGGCAAGACCCTCGATGCCCAGGACGTGGTCGCCTCGATCCAGCACCACCTGGGCGAAAAATCCACCTCGGCGGCCAAGGCCGTGCTGGGCGACGTCGCCCAGGTGCGTGCCCTGGGCAATGATACGGTCGTGTTCGAGCTGCACGCGGGCAACGCCGACTTCGCCTATGTAGTCGCCGACTACCACCTGGTGATCATGCCGGCCAAGGACGGCGTGGCCGACTGGCGTCATAGCATCGGCACGGGTGGTTATCGCCTCAAGCGCTTCGAGCCGGGGGTGCGTATGGACCTGGAGCGCAACCCGGACTACTGGAAACCCGGCCGAGCACACTTCGCTGGCGCGCAGCTGCTGGCCATCTCCGATGGTACGGCGCGGGTCAACGCCTTGGTCACCGGCCAGGTGGACGTGATCAACAAGGTCGACCTCAAGATCGTGGCGCTGCTCAAGCGCAGCCCACAGCTGGTCATCGAGGAAACCAAGGGCGCGCAGCACTACACCTTTCCCATGCTTTGCGACAGCCCGCAGTTTCGCAACAACAACGTGCGCCTGGCGCTCAAGTACGCCATCGATCGCAAGGCCCTGCTGGCTTCCGTGCTGCATGGCTACGGCCAGATCGGCAATGACCATCCGATCCAGCCCGGCAGCCGCTTCATCAACGCCGCCCTGGAACAGCGCAGCTACGACCCGGACAAGGCGCGCTTTCACCTGCGCCAGGCCGGCATGGACGGGCTGAAGGTGCGCTTGCAGGCGTCAGAAGCTGCCTACACCGGCGCGGTCGATGCCTCGGTGTTGTTCAAGGAGCAGGCACGGCGTGCCGGTATCGACATCGAGGTCATACGTGAGCCGGTCGATGGTTTTTTCACCAACGTATGGATGAAACAGCCCTTCACCACCTCGTTCTGGTACAGCAGCTTGACCGCCGACCGCATGTTCAGCATCGGCTACGCCAAGGGCGCGGCCTGGAACGAGACGCACTGGGACAACGCCCGCTTCAACCAGTTGCTGGCCGCCGCCCGGGGAGAGATGAACGCACCGTTGCGCCAGGAGATGTACGACGAAATGCAGAGCCTGTGCCGCGATGATGGCGGGGCCATCGTGCCCTTGTTCGCCAGCTCCGTGGCGGCGCGTTCGCGCCGAGTCACCCATGGCGGGGTCACCGCACCCTATGGCGAGCTGGACGGCCTGCGCTTGATCGAGCGCTGGTGGTTGGCGTGA